One window of the Acaryochloris thomasi RCC1774 genome contains the following:
- a CDS encoding MBL fold metallo-hydrolase, protein MKKMVNRRQFMRYAQAGLIASLGTGLVSKWQQPSQAQSGSLGIRWLGHTCFLFTGSGQTVLVNPFRSAGCTANYREPNVSANLVMISSRLLDEGAVEGLKGKPKLLSEPGSYQTNGLAIQGIRTLHDRVNGYRYGTNVAWKWTQGGVNVVHLGGIASPITIEQKILMGTPDVLMIPVGGSDKAYTPEEAKVAIATLEPKRVIPTHYRIASTITEGCSLQPIEDFLSIMQGSTIRRVGSNSLSVSKSNTPSTGPVIEVLSYS, encoded by the coding sequence ATGAAGAAGATGGTCAATCGGCGACAGTTCATGCGCTATGCGCAGGCAGGATTAATTGCGAGTCTCGGCACAGGGTTGGTGTCTAAATGGCAACAGCCGTCTCAGGCGCAGTCCGGCTCTCTGGGCATTCGCTGGTTGGGACACACCTGCTTTCTGTTCACCGGTAGCGGGCAGACGGTGCTGGTGAACCCTTTCCGCTCAGCGGGCTGCACGGCTAATTATCGAGAGCCCAACGTCAGCGCCAACTTAGTCATGATTAGCAGTCGCCTTTTAGATGAGGGAGCCGTTGAGGGCCTCAAAGGGAAGCCCAAGCTACTCTCTGAACCCGGCAGTTACCAAACCAATGGTTTAGCAATTCAGGGGATTCGCACCCTCCACGATCGCGTCAATGGGTATCGATATGGCACCAATGTGGCCTGGAAATGGACACAGGGGGGCGTCAACGTGGTGCATCTGGGCGGTATTGCGTCACCCATTACGATTGAGCAGAAAATTCTGATGGGCACCCCGGACGTGCTCATGATCCCGGTGGGGGGCAGCGATAAAGCTTATACGCCAGAAGAGGCAAAGGTTGCGATCGCAACCCTAGAACCGAAGCGCGTCATTCCAACCCACTACCGAATTGCCAGCACCATCACCGAAGGCTGCTCGCTGCAGCCCATTGAAGATTTCTTATCGATTATGCAGGGCAGCACCATTCGCCGCGTCGGCAGCAACAGCCTTTCAGTCAGCAAAAGCAATACACCCAGCACTGGCCCCGTGATTGAAGTGCTTAGCTATAGCTAG
- a CDS encoding anthranilate synthase component II — MIIVVDNYDSFTYNLVQYLGELASDFPVAEDLQVYRNDKISLAQVKALAPDAIVISPGPGRPEDAGVSMELIQELGSSTPILGVCLGHQSIGEVFGGNIVSAPVLMHGKTSNVEHAAVGVFEGLDNPFTATRYHSLVIEKDTCPEVLEVTAWTADGTIMGVRHRNYPKVEGVQFHPESILTTSGKLLLKNFLRHLTQD; from the coding sequence TTGATCATCGTCGTTGACAACTACGACAGCTTTACCTACAACCTCGTACAGTATCTCGGGGAACTGGCCTCAGACTTCCCTGTAGCAGAGGACCTGCAGGTTTATCGCAATGACAAAATTTCTCTAGCACAGGTCAAGGCATTAGCACCTGACGCCATCGTGATTTCTCCCGGTCCCGGTCGACCCGAGGATGCAGGAGTCTCAATGGAGCTGATTCAGGAGCTGGGCAGCAGCACCCCCATTCTGGGCGTTTGTTTGGGACATCAAAGCATTGGAGAGGTGTTCGGCGGCAATATCGTCTCAGCTCCGGTGCTCATGCACGGCAAGACCTCAAACGTTGAGCATGCTGCAGTGGGGGTGTTTGAGGGACTCGACAATCCGTTTACGGCGACGCGATATCACAGTCTCGTGATCGAGAAGGACACTTGCCCCGAAGTTCTAGAGGTGACGGCCTGGACTGCTGACGGCACGATTATGGGAGTCCGGCATCGGAACTATCCTAAAGTTGAGGGCGTCCAGTTTCATCCAGAGAGTATTCTCACAACATCGGGGAAGCTGCTGCTAAAGAATTTTCTGCGTCACTTGACTCAGGATTGA
- a CDS encoding diacylglycerol kinase, with translation MKKELPSAIPLDQESQSPLRRALSFQVADNLFASFRYAWAGVSYAFVTQRNFRIHTLIGSIALGLGVYLKLPSVELAVVGLTSGLVLVMELLNTALEAVVDLTVQQTYHELAKIAKDCAAASVLISALAAVIVASLLLLPPLWAVLSATMG, from the coding sequence GTGAAGAAAGAACTTCCCTCAGCAATCCCGCTGGATCAAGAGTCGCAGTCCCCTCTACGTCGGGCACTCTCTTTCCAGGTTGCCGACAACCTGTTTGCCAGCTTTCGATATGCCTGGGCCGGTGTAAGCTATGCCTTCGTTACGCAGCGTAATTTCAGAATTCATACGCTGATTGGCTCCATTGCCCTGGGGCTGGGAGTCTACTTGAAGCTTCCCTCTGTTGAGCTAGCCGTGGTCGGTCTCACGTCCGGCTTGGTGCTGGTCATGGAACTGCTGAATACTGCGCTAGAAGCCGTCGTCGATCTGACCGTGCAGCAGACCTATCACGAACTTGCCAAGATTGCTAAGGATTGCGCGGCTGCCTCTGTCTTGATCTCAGCGCTGGCCGCCGTAATTGTGGCGAGTCTACTCTTACTGCCGCCGCTTTGGGCTGTTCTATCTGCCACAATGGGGTAG
- the ybeY gene encoding rRNA maturation RNase YbeY, translating to METEVYVQYSGPSITKEAGLMGEQTWQQWFNHWLTQLDPALSPIDAYSLCLRLTDDAEIQQLNATYRSYNQPTDVLAFAALENLVADTPPPVQWQTDPVELGDIIISLETASRQASEHQHSPEQELAWLASHGLLHLLGWDHPDAASLEQMLQQQDNLLTSMNIL from the coding sequence ATGGAGACAGAGGTTTACGTCCAGTATTCTGGCCCTTCGATTACAAAAGAGGCCGGTCTTATGGGTGAGCAAACCTGGCAGCAGTGGTTCAACCATTGGCTGACACAGCTAGACCCAGCGCTATCACCCATCGACGCCTATTCTCTGTGCTTGCGGTTGACTGACGATGCAGAGATACAGCAGTTGAATGCGACCTATCGCAGCTATAACCAACCCACAGATGTCTTGGCCTTTGCTGCCCTGGAAAACCTTGTCGCCGATACCCCACCCCCCGTCCAGTGGCAGACGGATCCCGTAGAGCTAGGGGATATCATCATCTCCTTAGAGACCGCGTCACGTCAGGCCTCAGAGCATCAGCACTCTCCTGAGCAAGAGCTTGCTTGGCTCGCCAGCCACGGTCTGCTCCACCTGCTCGGCTGGGATCACCCTGACGCCGCATCCCTTGAACAAATGCTGCAGCAGCAGGATAATCTGTTAACCTCAATGAATATTCTCTAG
- a CDS encoding DUF3285 domain-containing protein, giving the protein MTSPTESSPETQSSNPSAAEEAAPVAAEPPPSYVKLAMRNMVKKRAQSLFHFGLTATGLLALLIGLSYLTRS; this is encoded by the coding sequence ATGACCTCACCAACAGAGTCATCACCAGAGACTCAATCTTCAAATCCCTCAGCGGCTGAAGAGGCGGCACCGGTCGCAGCAGAACCCCCACCCAGTTATGTGAAGCTTGCCATGCGGAACATGGTCAAAAAACGCGCCCAGTCTCTCTTCCACTTCGGCCTGACTGCCACCGGCCTGCTCGCTCTGCTAATTGGTCTGTCCTATCTGACTCGATCGTAA
- the purQ gene encoding phosphoribosylformylglycinamidine synthase subunit PurQ, producing MNFGVVVFPGSNCDRDVAWVTRDILQQPTRMVWHEETDISDLDVIVVPGGFSYGDYLRCGAIARFAPVLQSIKDHAAQGKWVLGICNGFQVLTESGLLPGALVRNRDLHFICDRIPLKIERHDLPWTTAYQKQNVITLPIAHGEGCYYADSQTLADLEAHQQVLFRYSDARGTINAAANPNGSLNNIAGICNRQGNVLGMMPHPERASDAALTYTDGLSLFKGLLGTKV from the coding sequence ATGAACTTTGGCGTCGTTGTTTTCCCAGGGTCGAATTGCGATCGCGATGTAGCCTGGGTCACTCGAGATATTTTGCAGCAGCCCACCCGCATGGTGTGGCACGAAGAGACAGACATCAGCGATCTAGACGTGATTGTGGTGCCTGGTGGGTTTAGCTACGGCGATTATCTGCGCTGTGGTGCCATCGCTCGCTTTGCCCCCGTCCTGCAGTCGATTAAGGATCATGCCGCTCAGGGAAAGTGGGTGCTAGGAATCTGTAATGGGTTTCAGGTGCTCACCGAATCGGGGCTGTTGCCAGGGGCGCTGGTGCGGAATCGGGATCTGCATTTTATTTGCGATCGCATCCCCTTAAAAATCGAGCGTCACGATTTACCCTGGACCACTGCCTACCAAAAGCAGAACGTCATCACCTTGCCCATTGCCCACGGAGAAGGCTGCTACTACGCAGACTCGCAAACCCTCGCCGACCTAGAAGCCCATCAACAAGTCCTGTTCCGCTATAGTGACGCCCGCGGCACCATCAACGCAGCAGCAAACCCCAACGGCTCCTTGAACAACATTGCCGGGATTTGTAACCGGCAAGGCAATGTTCTCGGGATGATGCCCCACCCCGAACGTGCATCAGATGCCGCCCTGACCTATACAGACGGCCTCAGCCTGTTTAAGGGGCTACTAGGGACAAAGGTTTAG
- the purS gene encoding phosphoribosylformylglycinamidine synthase subunit PurS, translating to MTQTYQAKIYVTLRPSVLDPAGTAVQSGLSHMGHDNVEKIRIGKYVELTLTAADTRAAETQLDQMCDQLLANPVIENYRFELEPVGVAA from the coding sequence GTGACTCAAACCTATCAGGCCAAAATCTACGTAACTCTCAGACCCTCTGTCCTGGACCCCGCTGGCACAGCAGTGCAGTCGGGCCTCAGCCATATGGGCCACGACAACGTCGAAAAAATTAGAATTGGTAAGTACGTCGAGCTAACGCTCACGGCAGCAGATACCAGGGCCGCAGAGACCCAGCTTGATCAGATGTGTGATCAGCTTTTAGCAAACCCTGTGATTGAGAACTATCGCTTTGAGCTAGAGCCGGTGGGAGTTGCGGCATGA
- a CDS encoding alkaline phosphatase PhoX, giving the protein MAFSRRQFLTVAGVTAGTVVADPLRRFHLRASHARSLQGKGYGPLIPDPQGILDLPKGFQYRAFSRTGERMNDGNLVPADHDGMSAFSGPNNTIVLVRNHELSPSETPGAVGPKYDSACAGGTTTLTLNADRRLLRHHVSLAGTYRNCSGGATPWDSWISCEEDTSTPRSNPILSRRHGYNFEVPALLTEPVIPEPLVAMGRFYHEAIAVDPSTGIVYQTEDRGDGLLYRFIPHEPGNLKAGGVLEALKIKEKPQANTKVGFALEQSMAVEWVRIEDPDPAEDTVRQEGFAKGAAQFSRGEGLCFDGQDLYVCCTSGGKAGLGQVWRYRPEEDGGQLTLFVESSGRSQLDYPDNITASSFGDLFVSEDGWGEQFVRGIQRDGKVYDFARNALNTSEFAGVCFATNPLTMFVNIQSPGITLAIWGPFIS; this is encoded by the coding sequence GTGGCCTTTTCTCGAAGACAATTTTTAACAGTGGCCGGTGTAACCGCAGGAACCGTTGTGGCGGATCCATTGCGCAGATTTCACCTGCGCGCTAGCCATGCTCGGTCACTGCAAGGGAAAGGCTACGGCCCATTGATCCCCGATCCACAAGGGATCCTGGATTTGCCTAAGGGATTTCAATATCGTGCTTTCTCTCGGACAGGTGAACGAATGAACGATGGCAACTTGGTGCCTGCAGATCATGACGGGATGTCGGCATTCTCTGGTCCGAACAATACGATTGTTTTAGTCCGTAACCATGAGCTAAGCCCAAGTGAAACGCCCGGTGCCGTAGGACCGAAGTATGACTCAGCCTGCGCGGGGGGCACGACAACGCTGACTCTCAATGCAGATCGGCGACTGCTGCGCCATCATGTCTCCTTGGCTGGAACCTACCGCAATTGCTCAGGTGGTGCGACACCCTGGGATTCATGGATTAGCTGCGAGGAGGATACGTCTACGCCTAGGAGCAATCCCATCCTTAGCCGGCGGCATGGCTACAACTTTGAGGTACCGGCTTTGCTCACTGAGCCAGTGATCCCGGAGCCTCTGGTGGCAATGGGACGGTTTTACCACGAGGCGATCGCGGTTGATCCCAGCACCGGTATCGTCTACCAAACTGAAGATCGCGGCGACGGCTTGCTCTATCGCTTTATCCCTCATGAGCCAGGGAACTTGAAGGCAGGGGGAGTATTGGAGGCGCTGAAAATCAAGGAAAAACCTCAGGCGAATACTAAAGTCGGCTTCGCGCTCGAACAGTCAATGGCGGTGGAATGGGTGCGGATTGAAGATCCAGATCCGGCTGAGGATACCGTTCGTCAGGAGGGCTTCGCAAAGGGAGCAGCTCAGTTTAGTCGTGGGGAGGGGCTGTGTTTTGACGGTCAAGATCTATATGTCTGCTGCACCAGCGGGGGCAAGGCGGGTCTCGGTCAGGTGTGGCGCTATCGGCCTGAGGAAGATGGAGGGCAGCTCACTTTATTTGTGGAGTCAAGTGGGCGATCGCAACTCGACTACCCGGATAACATCACGGCTTCATCCTTCGGAGATTTATTCGTTTCAGAAGATGGTTGGGGTGAGCAGTTTGTGCGCGGCATTCAAAGAGATGGAAAGGTGTACGATTTTGCTCGTAATGCACTCAACACTAGTGAGTTCGCAGGGGTGTGTTTTGCGACAAATCCTTTGACAATGTTTGTCAATATTCAGTCTCCTGGAATAACATTGGCAATTTGGGGTCCGTTTATTTCATAG
- the carA gene encoding glutamine-hydrolyzing carbamoyl-phosphate synthase small subunit — MLADAKPALLMLADGTSYRGWSFGAVGTTIGEVVFNTGMTGYQEVLTDPSYCGQLVTFTYPELGNTGVNPEDEESARPQVSGAIARNICEHPSNWRTAQSLSAYLRDHNIPGIYGIDTRALTRKIRSLGAMNGAISTEILEPSELLEQVMVAPEMAGLNLAQRVTTPDTYEWLEPTAKEWEFAAPLTSHAQEHPFVVVAIDFGIKRNILKRLASYGCRVIVVPADTSAEEILKHEPDGIFLSNGPGDPAAVTEGVTTARILLNHKKPMFGICLGHQLLGLSLGVQTYKLKFGHRGLNQPAGIAQQVEITSQNHGFALNADSMNQAEVDVTHLNLNDQTIAGLRHRSLPLFSVQYHPEASPGPHDADYLFGQFIEEMQASRAKSVAEA, encoded by the coding sequence ATGCTTGCAGATGCAAAACCAGCTCTTCTTATGTTGGCAGATGGTACATCCTACCGAGGATGGTCCTTCGGTGCGGTTGGCACCACGATTGGTGAAGTTGTCTTCAACACTGGAATGACAGGTTACCAAGAAGTGCTCACCGATCCGAGTTACTGCGGCCAATTAGTAACGTTCACCTACCCTGAATTGGGCAATACCGGCGTCAATCCAGAAGATGAAGAATCTGCTAGACCGCAGGTCAGCGGTGCCATTGCCCGCAATATTTGTGAGCATCCGAGCAACTGGCGCACAGCTCAATCGCTATCAGCGTATCTACGAGACCACAACATCCCAGGAATTTACGGTATTGATACGCGTGCTCTGACGCGCAAAATTCGTTCTCTAGGGGCCATGAACGGAGCCATCTCAACCGAAATTTTAGAGCCAAGTGAGCTACTAGAGCAGGTTATGGTTGCGCCAGAAATGGCAGGTCTTAACCTAGCTCAGAGGGTTACAACCCCAGACACCTACGAGTGGTTAGAACCCACAGCAAAGGAGTGGGAGTTTGCGGCACCTCTAACCAGTCACGCTCAAGAGCATCCCTTTGTCGTCGTTGCCATTGACTTTGGCATTAAACGAAACATTTTGAAGCGATTGGCAAGCTATGGCTGCCGAGTAATTGTTGTACCCGCAGATACTTCTGCAGAAGAGATTCTTAAACACGAACCTGACGGAATCTTTCTTTCTAATGGACCCGGAGATCCGGCAGCCGTGACAGAGGGCGTCACCACAGCAAGAATACTTCTAAATCATAAAAAACCCATGTTTGGGATCTGCCTAGGCCATCAACTGTTAGGTCTTTCCCTCGGTGTTCAGACTTACAAGCTCAAGTTTGGTCACAGAGGCCTCAATCAGCCTGCAGGGATTGCTCAACAGGTAGAGATCACAAGTCAAAATCATGGATTTGCCCTCAATGCTGATTCAATGAATCAGGCTGAGGTAGATGTGACGCATCTCAACCTCAATGATCAGACCATTGCAGGGTTGCGTCATCGTTCCTTGCCGTTGTTCTCGGTGCAGTACCACCCTGAAGCCAGTCCAGGCCCCCATGATGCCGATTATCTATTTGGTCAGTTTATTGAAGAGATGCAAGCCTCAAGGGCAAAGTCTGTCGCAGAAGCCTAG
- a CDS encoding STAS domain-containing protein, whose amino-acid sequence MTLTVSLRGTRDIRDHYQLFRLTGLLDAFSEPVFRKVMTKCLDDGPNHVILDLSKIDFIDSSGLGVLVQLAKKAQTAKGSFQIVTNPRVTQTVKLVRLETFLSLQTGVDVAIENVPSK is encoded by the coding sequence TTGACCCTGACCGTAAGCCTAAGGGGGACGCGTGATATCAGGGACCATTACCAGCTATTCCGCTTGACAGGCTTGCTCGATGCGTTCTCTGAACCTGTTTTCCGTAAAGTCATGACTAAATGTTTAGATGATGGTCCAAACCACGTCATTTTAGACTTATCTAAAATTGACTTTATCGACAGTTCTGGCTTGGGTGTCCTTGTGCAGTTAGCTAAAAAAGCGCAAACAGCTAAGGGCTCTTTTCAGATCGTGACCAATCCAAGAGTCACCCAGACGGTTAAATTAGTTCGTCTAGAGACATTCTTGTCATTACAGACAGGCGTAGACGTTGCCATTGAAAATGTACCTAGTAAATAG